In the Orenia marismortui DSM 5156 genome, one interval contains:
- the trmL gene encoding tRNA (uridine(34)/cytosine(34)/5-carboxymethylaminomethyluridine(34)-2'-O)-methyltransferase TrmL, which yields MNIVLYQPQIPPNTGNIARTCACTGSSLHLIRPLGFSTDQKTVKRAGLDYWDKLDIHYYDSLEELFEKYSDSNFYFSTKYAKKHHTDINYQADDFLVFGRETTGLPDHILKDYSDNCIRIPMQENTRSLNLANSVCIVLYEALRQVDFLDLL from the coding sequence ATGAATATAGTTTTATATCAACCACAAATCCCACCTAATACTGGAAATATTGCACGAACTTGTGCTTGTACAGGGTCTAGTTTGCATTTGATAAGACCTTTAGGTTTTTCTACAGATCAAAAAACTGTAAAACGGGCAGGCTTGGATTATTGGGATAAGTTAGATATTCATTACTACGATAGTTTAGAAGAACTTTTTGAAAAATACAGTGATAGTAATTTTTACTTTTCAACTAAATATGCTAAGAAACATCATACAGATATAAATTATCAAGCAGATGATTTCTTAGTTTTTGGAAGGGAAACTACTGGTTTACCAGATCATATTTTGAAAGATTACTCTGACAATTGTATTAGAATTCCTATGCAAGAGAATACTAGATCCCTTAATTTAGCTAATTCTGTTTGTATAGTTTTATATGAAGCATTAAGACAAGTTGATTTTT